The Natrarchaeobius halalkaliphilus genomic sequence TGCGTAAAGTGTAGCGTACGCGTGGAATGCAGTGGTTCCACGTTTCGCTTCCGAATGATAGAGGCCGTCCGTCTCGTCCTCGTCACCGTAGTAGGGCCGCAGGTGGAGGTCTGCGCAGACCTCCACCTGCTCGGGAAGTACGTCGAGAACGTCCTTCTGAAGCAGCGTATTGCCAATTCGTTCGACCGACTCCAAGTCGAACTTCTCGCGGAGGTGGTACAGAACCGTGTTGTGGTGGGGTGAATCTTCGCTCTTCTCGCAGAGTGTCGAAACCGAGGTCCCGTCGGCGCATGTGCCGACGAGGACCTCGTGAACGTCTTCAGACGTCGTTTTGGCGTTGAGAGCGAGGTCAAGCTCAACTTCCTCGTCAATCGTGTTGACGAGGAAGTTAAGAACCTGGTCCTCATGGATTGAACCGTCTGCTTGCGTGGGATTGAACACACCATCGGCAAGCAGACATCCTACCTAGTCACTTACCATTTAGTGGAGACTCTCGGATTTGTCCCGACTGCATCAAGTCGCCTTGTGAAGTACTGATACCGATCCGCCACGACGGCTAAAACCGAGCGATCGGATCTTTCGTGGTCGTGGTTGCTCGCGGCCGGCGAAGTAGTCGATAAACCCGTTTCGGTCGCAGATTAACTGCGGTAGAGCTGTTCAACGCGTTTCGGTGGGTAAGGGATGCGTACACGAACGACCTCGCCGTATTTCTCTGATTGTCCGGTTGATAGAAGAACACAGATCGCGAGCGGGAACTCAGATTCCTGCTCATTTTCGTTATACATGCGATAAATTGTCATGTATGATTTGTACCTCTCTAACATCTATATTCGACTATTACACCCGAACCGTCCTCGATAGAGGTGATTCCAATTCCGTCGGCTTACCCTTGTCATAATCTCGTATTGTCGTTCCAGGCCAGGGTCACAATACGGTTCGATGATGGTCGGAACAATCGAACTTGAATCCTAACGATGGGACGACCGACAGGATTTATGACCGCTCATCTGGGAACACACGACGTCCAGATGTCGTCTTCAGACACCGGAGCTATTTCCCGTTGTGAGAAACTTGAGGACCCTTTCAATGACGCTCGCTTCGATCCGATGTTCACGGTGATCTTCCTTGGCCTCATGTTGGTAGCTGCGGTACTCAAGGGGATCGGTCGGAGTTTCATCTTGTCGATCAACGAAATCGCCCCTGTTGACGGCTCCGTAGCGAATTTACAACTGATTGAATAATCGTTCATATAAATCACTCATGGGGAAATATAACTAATGAACATATTAATGACAATTTGGGGTGACTACCCGCCCGATGCCAGAGTTAGAAAGCAAGCGAAGACACTTCTCAACGCTGGCCATAATGTCAGAATTCTTTGTGAATCAGATTCCCCCGGTATCGAAAATATAAAGGGGGCTACTGTCCACCGAGTATATCGTCCGGATCCGGGCCATAACCTACGAGATGTTCCGCGTTCCATCGAATTACTTCTAAAAAATGTAGATCCATTATGGAGGGACGAAGTTCAAAATGAAATTAAGAAGAATGTCGATATAATTCACGTACATGACCTTCCACAAGCAAGAACTGTACTTCAAGAGAGCAACGTACCTGTTATTTTGGATCTTCACGAGAATTATCGTAAGGCAATCTATCACTATCGGCCGGACCTGAACTTTTGGAAGATACTGACCAATCCAAAAATACTAGCGAGACGAGTATGCAAGCCTCCTTGGCGCTATCATTGGGAGCAGAAATTTGCGATGAAAAACGCCGACCATGTACTAGCAGTAGTTCCAGAAGCTAGGGACGAATACATCCGGTCAGGAATCGATCCGGAGGCCGTTTCGGTCGTTTCAAATACTGTTGATTTAGAGTGGTTTGATAGACATATACCAAATTCCGACGACCTGTATTCCGAAGAATTCACACTTACTTATGTTGGTAGTGTGTCTGGACCACATAGAGGTTTAGATACGGTAATTCGGGCAATCCCTCGGATTAAAAAGGAGATTCCAAATGTCCTCTTTCGAATTGCGGGAGGAGGCCAACTGAACGATTTAGAAGATTTGGCAAATAACCTGGGAATTCGGGATCACATTGAATTCACTGGGTGGATTGACGAAACAGAATTCCCGAAATATATGTCAAGTGCAAACATTGGACTGTTACCTCATCGATCAAATGGTCACACCAATACAACAATCGCTCACAAATTGTTCCAGTACATGGCTGCAGAACTTCCGGTAATTGTGACTGATACGCGTGCTGTGGGTCGAGTTGTTAGAGAAGCCAGCGCAGGTGTTGTTGTCCCACCAGAAGAGCCGAATGCTATCGCTGACGCGGCTATTAACATCTTCCAATCAGAAGTTGGTAGAATTTATGGGAAAAACGGACGAAATGCAGTAGAGTCAAAATATAATTGGTCCCATGATAGTAAACAACTCCTGAAGGTATATGACAAGTTGTGTTAGAGTCAACTAAAGGCACTCAAACTCTATATTATATTCCTAGTTTTCATAATATACATAGCAATAGATATTCACTTATGCTATATAAATCGATATTGTACTGAATATAGGCGCAAAAATCATGCGCGTTTCATTATTAGGCTATTCCCTCATCAAACCTGATCGATCTAATCTGGAACTGCGCCCACCACGACTTCTTACCGAGAACTGGCGAAGATACCGACGAATTTCGAGATCTTACTACTCTGCGTACGAAGAGTGATCAGAGCATCCTCTGAACATTTGGAAGAAACGGCCGATCTATAGTAGACGTTAGAAATAATTGCTCAGGCACTGTCTAGTTAAGCACCCCATAGCGAAAACCGGATACGCCTGGGAAATCAGTAGGTTTGATTGGTTTCGGCCATTTAACATAGCTATTATAAGAGTTATGACTGATGGCAACCTTGTGGCGAGAGCCTTTGAGAAACTGCGGGAGGACGGCCTGGCTGAATTGTCTAAAGCTATCTACCGAACAATAGCACCCTGGCAATACCTAATTCAATTACATGGATACAAATATCGTTTCAACGGTCACCCAGGGGTAGGGAATCCGACTAATCTCATCACGGTATCACCGGACCTTATCACCCACCGCATAGCGACTTCATGGTTAGACGAACCCCTTTCGCAAGGGGTCATGATCCGGGGCGGGGATTGGGACCTCAAAGCCAAACCGTTTGAGGAAAGCCCGAAGTATCGTTATATCAGCGAATTCGCCGAGCGTGATTGTCCGCCCCCCGAACGAACGGAAGTTGTACCCGAGTGGGGAAAATCAGAGCAATATCTCATAGAATTCGAACGTCTGTACGAGTCAATTCAAACGGACGGTTTTCAAACGCAATCAGAGCTTCCGGATGGCGGCGGCGTTGTTAATGAAATAAACATCTGTATTGGCCGGGATGGCACGATGATCGTTAAGCACGGATATCATCGGGTGGCTATCGCGAAGGTTCTAGAGCTTGATGCGGTTCCGGTTTACGTTCGGGTCCGACACGAAGACTGGCAACGTCACCGAGACGAGGCATGGGAAGCTGACTCCGTCAAGCAACTAAGCGCTGAAACACGTCGGCATATTTCCCACCCCGATATCCGTCAAGCTCTAGACCGATAAATATAATATATAAATATCTTGAAACTATATATATATTGGTGGATCGCCCGGTGAACTTCGGTCGCCTGCCTGAGAGCTTTGTATTCGGTGGGTCACCGCTCGGATAAACGTCCTCACCGCGGAACGAGGTAGCTGTATCATCCGTTCTAGCTTAGCGACTGACTGAGACGGTGATCACGCCGAAATTGCGTCGACTCTGACCGCAATCATACCGAGATCGCTGCTGTTCCAGCAAACCAGCCGGTTCTTGATCATGTCTCCCGTCGAAGGCGGCGCACTCGCAGTCGTGAGTGCGCCGCCGTTCCAGAGCCGTCGCTGATCAAGCCGGGGCGATCCAGCCCGTCTCGTCAGGCGAGTTCCTTACCAGAACTCGCCTGACTCTACCTGTTCACGTAACCTCGGACGGTGTGGATTTGGATCTCGTGACGACCACAGCAACAACGAATCAAGATCCGGTAGCTCGTACCCCAGATCCAGCATCAGATACAACTGGATCAGATGCGCGTGCCGTTCGACGGCGTGTGAACACCGTCGTCAAGGGAGCCGCGTCGACGACGCCGAGGCGTCGTCGGCGCAGTCTCGCTGTTTTGCGTCCAGTTTCTGGAGTTCGTCGACGATAACCCGGCTCAGCAGCAACGAGAGTGCTGCCATGATGATCAGCGCCTCGATGATGTAGGCGTCGGTCGTGTTGATCACGTCCAAACCGAACCGTGATTTGAGTTCTTTGAACAGCAGTTCGATCTCCCAGCGCGCGCGATAGAGCTGTGCGATATCAGGCGCGCGGTAGTCCTCTCTGTCCAAATTCGTCAGGTACAGATGATACTCGCCGCTGTCATCGTTGCGAACGCCGACTAATCGGAAGGTTCGGGTCGTGCTGGCGCCCGACCCTCGTTTGCGGTCGAATGAGAGCGTGATCTGTACGTCGATTTCCTGTCGCTGCAGGTCGTCGAGGACGGCCTGCAGCGACTGGCCCTCCAGTGGAATGCTGTTCCCTCGCCACGTGCGGAGTTCTTCGACGATCTCGAAGTCTGTGTTTTCTTTGACGCGAGAGACGAACCAGCCGTCATTGGCGTCAATGTGGTCGAACAACCAGAAATCGTAGTAGCCGAGATCGAACAGAATGAGGGCGCCAGCTACCCACTTCCGGCGGGTAGCTGGCTCCGTTCATGGGTGCTCGCGTCGGGAACCGCGTCGGAAGGCCGGTCAAGAGCGATTCCGTAAGGTGGAGCTTCGCCCCGGCCCGGTCGTCATCGAGTGTATAGACGTCTCTGGCGTCTTGATGGAGCGAGATGATCGTAGCGTCGACGATGAGGACGTCTCGAAATCGTTCGAGACGTCCGGTAAGCTCGGTTTGGCACGTGTCGAAATTCTCGATGGCGTCATCGAGAATCTCTCGAAGGAGTGCAACGAACCCTGGTTTGAACCAGCCGTGAAACGTCGCATACGAGAGTTGGTCACAGTCAGCCATCTCAACGTAACGTTCGAGAAACGCCTGAGTGGATCGGTCAGATCCGGCAGCGAATCCGAGTGAAAGCGTGTAAAACAATGCAACGACGTCGAGTTTCCGCTCTCGCTGGATGAAATTCGTTGCGCGAGCGCGCTCGCGCAACTCATCAGATGGAAACGCTCTTTGAATGCGGTTCACAACTACTGAATCCGGTGGTGTGTACACACTCTCCACCTGATTCTCACGTTCCTAGTTACTGACGGTTTTAGCTCGCCGTGGACGGACGCACCAGTTTGCTAAACTAGAACGGATGGCCGTAGAGAGTTCCATTGATCCGCACATTATGCGCGAGATCGATGGGACGGAACTCACGATGCTTGATTAGCGGTTTCACGCCCTCTTCCCTCGGCATATCGCGTAATTGCTGTCACTCGTAGCCTTTGCCAACCGAGCTGGGTGGTTTGAAGTCTATAGCCGTGGCCGCAACCTCTGCCTCTCATAATGACCTTCTCACCATACCAGCACTTGCTGGCTAGTCTTTACAGATTCGGACATGATTCTGCCATTATGGCAGCAACGATTTCAAAAGCCATTACTAAAGTCCGTGAGGATGGCCTGAAACGGTTTATACGAAACACTCCAGCATATACACATACAGAATTATCCAGATTGGTTAAGAGTATCCAATATATTCGTTGGCAGCGGTCGGGGTCCCATTCAGTATCGGTTGAAAATATTAATGCTGAGTTCAACATTAATGATAGAGCAGATTTTCATGCAGTGACATATTTCAAAGAGAACGAACGTGAGCTGGCTCGTGATTTATTGACTGAAGTCACTCCGGGAGACGTAGTTTGGGATGTTGGTGCAAATATTGGAATATACACATGCTTGTTGAAACAACTTCCAACAGTTGAGCCCATTGCATTTGAACCATTCCCGGAGAACAAACGACGACTTAAACAAAACCTTAGGCTGAACGGGATAGATGCGACTATTGTTGATGCTGCGCTATCAGATCGGAATACAACTGTGGAATTTGGACTGGCATCGAATCAGAACGGGAATTTAGGAGGATCAAAAATTTTGCGTACTGATGAAGGAAATATGGTAACAGTTCCAGCGCGAACAGGAGACTCTCTTGAAATACCACAACCCTCGGTCGTGAAAATAGACGTTGAAGGAGCTGAGCAGGACGTAATAAATGGAATGAAAAAGACACTTCGCACTTCTAACTGCCGAATTATTTACTGTGAGATCCACCATTCCGATTCCGGATCATCAATCTTTGAGTATGGGTCAACTCCATCACATCTAAAACAGACCCTACAAGATTTCGACTTTACAGTAACAACGCTTGAGAAGCGAAACAATCAGACGCAGATAAAAGCCACAAAATAGCACGTGAGTTAGAAGTAGTCTGGTAGCGTTGGAATCTGAACATACAGTGTAGCATTATCAAAAATGGTTAGAAAAGTAATAGATAACTGGAGTTCACCGAACTGGTGGGTTTCGTCGGCGATTCCATACGCAGGGAAACGTGCAGCGAAAGCCTATTACGATTTGAAAGGACGGCACGATATAATAGCCTCGGAGTGGGATAACCTCATACTCCTCGATGCATGCCGCTTCGATATGTTCCAAACCGCCAGCGATATCGACGGCTCTATCTCGAAAACAATCTCGAAAGGGTCGACGACAAAAGAATTCCTCGAGAATACGTTTAGCAATGCTGAATATTATGACACCGTCTATGTGACTTCAAATCCGCAGTACGTCAACGTTGGGCTGAACGATGTCTTCCACGCCGTCATTGATGTCTGGGACTGGGGTATATCGACTAATTGGAAGAGCAAGCTTTGTCCATCCGATGACGTCTCTACTTGGTTCGTATAATCGGTAGCGCCAAAATCAAATCTGGTCTCGGTTTCCTGAGTACGACGTGATCGAATCCTCCCATATCTGCTGTGTAGATCAACTATAGTCGAGTTAGGGAGAAGGGGTGGCGCTTGGCTGCATCAATACAGAACATTACCAGAATCCGAATCAGCCTATACTTAGTCATGTGTCAGCCAAAGATCTAAATGACTTGCCGACGAGATAGCTGTCGTGATTACGAAGATTGGATCGCATGTAATTCTGCATACTGACCGTTGCTATCGATCAACTCTCCGTGGGATCCCTCCTCAATAATATTCCCGTCGTCAACGGTGTAGATCCGATCCGCGTTCTCTACGGTCGATAACCGGTGTGCGATCGCGATGATCGCATACTCACGTTCCATGGACTCGATCGCCGCCTGAACCTCCTGTTCGAGATTTGAATCGAGGTCGCTCGTCGCCTCGTCTAGTACTAGCAAGTCCGCGTCCTCAAGCAACGCTCTCGCGAGCGCGACACGCTGTTTCTGTCCGCCGGACAGTTTCACGCCCTCGTCGCCTAACACAGTGTCGTACCCGTTGGGCAAGTCGTCGAAGAACTCGTCAACCTTCGCAATCTCGCAGACGCGATCGAGGTCTGCTCGAGTCACGTCTCGATTACCGATCGTCAGATTGTACCGGAGCGTATCGTTGAAGATGAAGGGACTCTGTCGGACGACCGACAGGCGTTCGCGCCACTCGTCGACGTCCATTTCATCGATGGGTGCCCCGTTCGCTCGGATCTCGCCTGCGTCGAGATCGTACAGCCGAGCCAGTACGGAGACGATCGTCGACTTTCCGGCGCCAGATTGTCCAACGAACGCAACGAATTCGCCTTTCATTACCTCGAAATCTATCCCACCTAGTACATCTTCCTCACCATCATACGAGAACCAGACATCGTCGAACTCGACGTGTTCAATTTCCTTGGGAACCTCTCGAACGGGATCATTGGGTTCTTCGTACGCTTCCAACTCCTGGATGAACCGCTGTGTCCGAACGAGGTGTGGCAGATCATTTTCAACCTGATAGTATCGTTTATTGAGGTGGCTCACTTTCGGCCCCAACTGGAACATTGCGAACAGGAAGACCCCTAACGCACCGAGGGATAAGTTTGCGAACGTGAGCGCGAGATAGATCAACACGAACACGGAGACGGCGACGCCGAGGTTGTAGAAGTTGTTGATCGCCGCCTCGTTGCGTCGGAGGGTGATACGAGCGTCCGTATATCGATCGACCGCCTGTACGAAGTCGCTGTACAGCTCCTCGGCAAGTCCAAAAATCCGAACATCACGAATCCCCTGCGTTCCCGCCTGAGCGGCCTCCTGGCGGCGTTCGTTCGCATCCGCGACGACGTCTCCGACTTCGTAACCGGGCTCGATCACGCCGCGCAAGAGGAACGTTAACCCGCCGAGAACAGCTATCGCAAACACGGTCAACAAGGGAGCCATCACGAACGCGATCAACAGGTACACCAGCGAGAGGAACAGATCCTCGAGCAATCGTATACCCCGTTGAATTACCCGTCCTGCGTAATACGTCTGGGTAACGATCGCATTCAGCATGTCGTCCGACCCCTCTTCGTCGAAGTACTCGACTCGAGCGTCGAGCGCGTTATCGAACGCTCGCAACTGAAGGTCGCGAATATAG encodes the following:
- a CDS encoding glycosyltransferase family 4 protein; this encodes MNILMTIWGDYPPDARVRKQAKTLLNAGHNVRILCESDSPGIENIKGATVHRVYRPDPGHNLRDVPRSIELLLKNVDPLWRDEVQNEIKKNVDIIHVHDLPQARTVLQESNVPVILDLHENYRKAIYHYRPDLNFWKILTNPKILARRVCKPPWRYHWEQKFAMKNADHVLAVVPEARDEYIRSGIDPEAVSVVSNTVDLEWFDRHIPNSDDLYSEEFTLTYVGSVSGPHRGLDTVIRAIPRIKKEIPNVLFRIAGGGQLNDLEDLANNLGIRDHIEFTGWIDETEFPKYMSSANIGLLPHRSNGHTNTTIAHKLFQYMAAELPVIVTDTRAVGRVVREASAGVVVPPEEPNAIADAAINIFQSEVGRIYGKNGRNAVESKYNWSHDSKQLLKVYDKLC
- a CDS encoding FkbM family methyltransferase, with protein sequence MAATISKAITKVREDGLKRFIRNTPAYTHTELSRLVKSIQYIRWQRSGSHSVSVENINAEFNINDRADFHAVTYFKENERELARDLLTEVTPGDVVWDVGANIGIYTCLLKQLPTVEPIAFEPFPENKRRLKQNLRLNGIDATIVDAALSDRNTTVEFGLASNQNGNLGGSKILRTDEGNMVTVPARTGDSLEIPQPSVVKIDVEGAEQDVINGMKKTLRTSNCRIIYCEIHHSDSGSSIFEYGSTPSHLKQTLQDFDFTVTTLEKRNNQTQIKATK
- a CDS encoding ABC transporter ATP-binding protein; the encoded protein is MSSSDTESITRREKLEALLDVARFDPKFTVIIVALGLVAAVLEGIGLSFILPIIEIVQVDDPVAEADGLMAVFVQAYDLIGIPFTLGFVVLGVAAVMTVRYTISFVVGWFREALRTYYIRDLQLRAFDNALDARVEYFDEEGSDDMLNAIVTQTYYAGRVIQRGIRLLEDLFLSLVYLLIAFVMAPLLTVFAIAVLGGLTFLLRGVIEPGYEVGDVVADANERRQEAAQAGTQGIRDVRIFGLAEELYSDFVQAVDRYTDARITLRRNEAAINNFYNLGVAVSVFVLIYLALTFANLSLGALGVFLFAMFQLGPKVSHLNKRYYQVENDLPHLVRTQRFIQELEAYEEPNDPVREVPKEIEHVEFDDVWFSYDGEEDVLGGIDFEVMKGEFVAFVGQSGAGKSTIVSVLARLYDLDAGEIRANGAPIDEMDVDEWRERLSVVRQSPFIFNDTLRYNLTIGNRDVTRADLDRVCEIAKVDEFFDDLPNGYDTVLGDEGVKLSGGQKQRVALARALLEDADLLVLDEATSDLDSNLEQEVQAAIESMEREYAIIAIAHRLSTVENADRIYTVDDGNIIEEGSHGELIDSNGQYAELHAIQSS